From the genome of Cellvibrio japonicus Ueda107, one region includes:
- a CDS encoding TonB-dependent siderophore receptor codes for MIMKQRLSASRYPVPSMLLASLLCASSLPVLTAVAQTTTQGQAAGEAHQQRVYDIPAGSLADTLNRFALASGVSFTFDPQEIANQQSAGLKGNYSLDEGFGILLRGTGLEARYHAASGSYRLEKAAPKVILPTVRVESTTEGTGSYTTGLTNTATRLDMSIRETPQSVTVITRQRIEDQGMDEISEALDQTVGLVLSKSGPTGSDNNIIYSRGFPLENYQVDGVARSTRFGFQNDIADMAIFDRVEVVRGASGLLNGVGQPSGAVNLVRKLPTTEFQAYVSGKYGSWNHQRLEGDVSGPLTESGNLRGRLVAVWQDNELEMDRLALQKDILYGVIETNIAESTLLSFGIEYQHHESTGGDRFGAPIFYPDGTRTHFTASTNLTPDWGYHTRENLSVFSTLEHYFDNGWRVKLDLEKSKREYDSVMPTTALADGDWFLEDVVAANRWGGKPEQDSVNLHAVGTYHLFGRQHDLVLGGSYLRLEEDGLNYNYSEEPIDDLDALIKTGKFKKLDVSPSGGGWATYEEQSGAYMATRLKPTDSVSVILGSRLSNWETRSDSTSAGGGVTRGTTSRESSVVTPYAGIVLDFTDYLSLYASYTDIFNPATVYDANGDLLEPAEGSNLEGGAKLAFFDDKLNILATYYKTQQDNVPEYVPGPGGSVNYGPTGRYVYQGIDGTETTGYELEISGQLSGSWQVGGGYSDNDPRDAKGKPRLTHVAQKTFKFFTQYRAHEWLDGLSIGGNLRWLDGTISDWTGFTQGSVTVVDVMARYEFNSQLSATLNINNLFDKTYFTSIRNEGWFGESRSVFLNLKYSF; via the coding sequence ATGATTATGAAACAGCGCCTTTCCGCTTCACGCTATCCTGTGCCATCCATGCTTTTGGCCAGTCTGCTGTGCGCATCCAGCTTGCCGGTGCTGACAGCGGTTGCCCAGACGACTACCCAAGGACAGGCGGCGGGCGAAGCCCACCAGCAACGGGTTTACGATATTCCTGCCGGTTCTCTGGCTGATACCCTGAATCGTTTCGCGCTTGCGTCTGGCGTATCCTTCACCTTTGATCCACAGGAAATTGCCAATCAACAATCGGCTGGATTAAAAGGCAATTACAGCCTGGATGAAGGCTTTGGCATTTTATTGCGCGGCACAGGATTGGAAGCGCGCTATCACGCAGCAAGCGGCAGTTATCGCTTGGAAAAAGCAGCGCCCAAAGTGATATTGCCAACTGTGCGTGTAGAAAGTACCACCGAAGGCACTGGCTCCTACACCACCGGTTTGACCAACACGGCAACACGCCTGGATATGTCAATCCGCGAAACCCCGCAATCGGTCACGGTGATTACCCGCCAGCGGATTGAGGATCAGGGTATGGACGAAATATCCGAAGCCCTCGACCAGACCGTGGGCCTGGTACTCAGCAAGAGCGGGCCGACCGGATCGGATAACAATATTATCTATTCACGCGGTTTTCCTTTGGAAAACTATCAGGTGGATGGTGTTGCCCGCTCGACCCGTTTTGGTTTCCAGAATGATATTGCCGATATGGCGATTTTTGACCGGGTGGAAGTGGTGCGCGGCGCGAGTGGTTTGCTGAACGGTGTCGGCCAGCCATCCGGGGCGGTTAACCTGGTACGCAAATTACCAACCACCGAATTCCAGGCTTATGTGTCCGGCAAATACGGTTCATGGAATCACCAGCGCCTTGAAGGGGATGTGAGCGGCCCCTTAACCGAGAGCGGTAATCTGCGCGGTCGCTTGGTTGCTGTATGGCAAGACAATGAATTGGAAATGGATCGCCTGGCATTGCAGAAAGACATTCTCTACGGCGTGATTGAAACCAATATTGCAGAATCCACCTTGTTGTCCTTCGGTATTGAATACCAGCACCACGAATCCACCGGTGGCGACCGTTTCGGCGCGCCGATTTTTTACCCCGATGGCACTCGTACCCACTTTACCGCCAGTACCAACCTCACCCCGGACTGGGGTTATCACACCCGTGAAAACCTCTCGGTATTTTCAACCCTGGAACATTATTTTGATAACGGCTGGCGCGTGAAGCTCGACCTGGAAAAATCCAAACGCGAATACGACAGCGTCATGCCAACTACCGCGTTGGCGGATGGCGACTGGTTTTTAGAGGATGTGGTGGCGGCCAATCGCTGGGGAGGAAAACCCGAGCAGGACTCCGTCAATTTACATGCGGTGGGAACTTACCACTTATTCGGCCGCCAACATGACCTGGTGTTGGGGGGCAGCTATTTACGGCTCGAAGAGGATGGTTTGAACTACAACTACAGCGAGGAGCCGATTGATGACCTGGATGCGCTCATCAAAACGGGTAAATTTAAAAAGCTGGATGTCAGCCCCTCGGGAGGCGGCTGGGCGACCTATGAAGAGCAGAGCGGCGCCTATATGGCCACCCGTTTGAAACCGACGGATTCCGTCTCTGTGATTTTGGGCAGCCGCCTCAGCAACTGGGAAACGCGCTCGGATTCTACTAGCGCTGGTGGTGGTGTTACGCGCGGCACAACCAGCAGGGAATCTTCGGTGGTGACACCCTATGCCGGCATAGTGCTTGATTTCACCGACTACCTTTCGCTCTATGCCAGCTACACCGATATTTTTAATCCCGCCACTGTTTACGATGCCAATGGCGACCTGCTTGAACCTGCGGAAGGTTCAAACCTTGAGGGTGGTGCCAAACTGGCATTTTTTGATGACAAGCTCAATATCCTCGCGACTTACTACAAAACCCAACAGGACAATGTGCCCGAGTATGTGCCAGGCCCCGGTGGTTCGGTGAATTACGGGCCGACCGGCCGCTACGTGTATCAAGGTATCGATGGAACGGAAACCACCGGTTACGAACTGGAAATTTCAGGCCAGCTCTCCGGCAGTTGGCAAGTGGGTGGTGGGTACAGCGATAACGATCCGCGCGACGCCAAAGGAAAACCGCGCCTGACGCATGTTGCGCAAAAAACCTTCAAGTTTTTTACCCAGTATCGCGCGCATGAATGGCTGGATGGTTTGAGTATTGGCGGCAACCTGCGCTGGCTGGATGGGACCATCAGCGACTGGACGGGTTTTACCCAGGGCAGTGTGACGGTGGTGGATGTCATGGCACGCTATGAGTTCAATTCGCAGCTGAGCGCGACCCTCAATATCAATAACCTGTTTGATAAGACCTACTTCACCAGCATTCGCAACGAAGGCTGGTTTGGTGAGTCACGCAGTGTTTTCCTTAATCTGAAATACAGCTTCTGA
- a CDS encoding FecR domain-containing protein: MENPIASAKVIDPDIRRQAIAWYVLMNSGEATAAERSACEHWLALHPQHADAWSRLDSVRNALAGVPGNIAIPTLTGGNTNRRGLLKGGAWLALGLGSGALMWREQPWRTYMADFKTRTGEQRQFTLDDGSQLLLNTDTQIDLRFSNHTRLLHLLHGEVLIQTAADQSGSFDESRSRKASRPFEIQTAQGRIRALGTRFVVRDQQDYTLVTVLEHAVEIRLQNRSAPVRLEAGQQVRFSRERVEQPQPVSANADAWVHGQLAVNDQPLGEVITELARYRPGILRISPEASAIRVSGVFPVKDTDRTLAVLASRFPIRINATTPYWIRIELAP; encoded by the coding sequence ATGGAGAACCCTATCGCGTCTGCAAAAGTGATTGATCCCGATATTCGCCGCCAGGCGATTGCGTGGTATGTGCTGATGAATTCCGGTGAGGCGACAGCTGCCGAGCGTTCGGCATGTGAACACTGGTTGGCGTTGCATCCGCAACACGCCGACGCCTGGAGCCGGTTGGATTCAGTACGCAACGCCCTTGCAGGCGTTCCGGGCAATATTGCTATTCCAACGCTGACCGGTGGCAACACCAACCGCCGCGGTTTGCTGAAAGGGGGGGCCTGGTTAGCATTGGGGTTAGGCAGTGGAGCGCTTATGTGGCGCGAGCAGCCTTGGCGGACGTACATGGCGGATTTTAAAACCCGCACCGGTGAGCAGCGCCAATTTACCCTGGACGATGGCAGCCAATTGCTGCTCAATACCGATACGCAAATCGATTTACGTTTTAGCAATCACACGCGCCTGCTGCACTTGTTGCACGGTGAGGTGCTTATCCAGACCGCTGCGGACCAATCCGGCTCGTTTGACGAGTCCCGCTCGCGTAAAGCGTCCCGTCCGTTTGAAATCCAGACGGCACAGGGGCGTATCCGCGCCTTAGGGACACGTTTTGTGGTGCGTGATCAGCAGGATTACACGCTGGTGACTGTGCTGGAACATGCGGTGGAAATCCGTCTGCAAAACCGATCGGCTCCCGTGCGTCTTGAGGCGGGCCAACAGGTTCGCTTCAGTCGTGAGCGCGTAGAGCAGCCGCAACCCGTTTCTGCCAATGCCGATGCCTGGGTTCATGGCCAGTTGGCGGTCAATGACCAACCGCTGGGTGAGGTGATTACCGAACTGGCGCGCTATCGCCCCGGGATTTTGCGTATATCGCCCGAGGCGTCGGCGATCCGGGTATCGGGCGTATTCCCTGTGAAGGATACTGACCGCACCCTGGCAGTTCTGGCCAGCCGCTTTCCCATCCGGATCAATGCCACCACTCCCTACTGGATCCGTATTGAGTTGGCACCATAA
- a CDS encoding sigma-70 family RNA polymerase sigma factor, translating to MPSQSSHSFTESLYSDHHHWLKRWLRRRLDCPVQVEDLAHDTFVRILKSHQLAAAPIREPRSYLSTIAGALLIDFFRRRTVERAYLEALAGLAQDEWPSPEEQAEILDVLIRIDALLDGLKPRVRKVFLMSQLDGMTYADIAARLDVSLRTVKSDMATAFGHCFDMVAG from the coding sequence ATGCCCAGCCAATCTTCCCATTCCTTCACCGAGTCGCTGTATAGCGATCACCATCACTGGCTCAAGCGCTGGTTGCGGCGGCGTTTGGATTGTCCTGTGCAGGTGGAGGACCTGGCCCATGACACCTTTGTCCGTATCCTCAAATCCCATCAGCTGGCGGCGGCTCCTATCCGTGAACCCAGATCCTATCTCTCGACTATCGCCGGTGCGTTATTAATCGATTTTTTCCGGCGCCGGACGGTGGAGCGGGCCTATCTGGAGGCGCTGGCGGGGCTTGCGCAAGACGAATGGCCTTCACCGGAAGAGCAGGCGGAGATCCTGGACGTATTGATCCGGATCGACGCCTTGCTGGATGGACTCAAGCCACGGGTGCGCAAGGTGTTTTTAATGTCCCAGTTGGATGGCATGACCTATGCCGATATCGCCGCCCGGTTGGATGTGAGCTTGCGCACCGTTAAAAGCGACATGGCGACTGCGTTTGGGCATTGTTTTGATATGGTTGCGGGGTAG
- a CDS encoding TonB-dependent siderophore receptor: MPDQRPRYFNHLLCRALLPQAVFLACLGGAVSAPAFAQTPAAAQVETLITFNIPAGTLDQVLNGFAASAGVMLAIDGTLSAGKTSQGLSGTYTRKAALEKILAGTELDYHLSEDQVITLVKRKSVGQLKTVKVSAGAIHTGTSAEGYRATNTQGIGPLAARSLQDTPFSISVVSEELIENTASGSFDQLFKMTPVVQNNAPFTVFGYPTLAVRGFAQSTGVVDGVKLSSYTYGLSTEELERVEVINGLTGFMYGAGNVGGTVNYVLKRPTYDRLTNLTIGSYGNQQGYVHADLSDRMNEDGTFAYRVNALYSDGDTAKEGQSIERKLLSGALDWNLTKDFLLQFEAAHTTLHVDKPDTRFYSAGISYWPDAFDVSETYTPDWNYNDTRTDRASIKASFAINDSLSFRSAYLYKEDERHHIIIYPIYSETGWTLYNPGKAAPYTVVSEGAYAYMDSLFNTGPVQHNLTFGISGDTSTQNTHVTSYVYDSSFVVPTNLTLEQFMDLEMPAGLRSTDYGPRYKSNDTQNTNIMLGDSITFNEQWSSIVGLNYTTIKTKNFSAAGLTTSAYDNSALTPTASVIYKPIQNLSLYVSAIEGLEPGSVVPDDPAIYNNPGEILDPFISTQYELGAKYSINEHILLSSAVFNIAKANSFDERTADGKITRNQDGEQVHRGIELTLTGKVTDNLTIIAGGTLMDLSVEKSTNANLEGKKPIGAASTMAKLYSEYSVAQIPGLTLTGGMYYTGKKYKDSMNTQEIDAYTLFDVGARYQTQLSRFPTSFTLNITNLTNEDYWSSYWQLGIPRNIAFSMRTEF; the protein is encoded by the coding sequence ATGCCAGACCAACGCCCCCGTTATTTTAACCACTTATTGTGTCGCGCCCTGTTGCCACAAGCTGTTTTCCTGGCTTGTCTAGGGGGTGCCGTTTCAGCTCCGGCATTCGCACAAACACCCGCTGCGGCGCAGGTGGAAACCCTAATTACCTTTAATATTCCCGCTGGCACTCTGGATCAGGTACTTAACGGCTTTGCGGCATCTGCCGGGGTTATGTTAGCGATTGATGGAACACTCTCTGCGGGAAAAACGAGTCAGGGATTAAGTGGAACTTACACACGAAAAGCAGCCTTGGAAAAAATTCTTGCAGGCACTGAACTGGATTATCACCTGAGTGAGGATCAGGTTATTACGTTAGTAAAGCGAAAATCCGTAGGGCAACTAAAGACTGTTAAAGTCAGCGCCGGTGCCATCCATACCGGCACCAGTGCTGAAGGCTATAGAGCAACCAATACCCAGGGGATAGGCCCTTTGGCAGCACGTAGCCTGCAGGACACCCCCTTTTCCATCAGTGTGGTATCCGAAGAACTCATTGAAAATACGGCATCAGGCAGCTTTGACCAGCTATTTAAAATGACACCTGTTGTGCAGAACAATGCCCCTTTCACTGTATTTGGTTACCCAACACTGGCTGTACGCGGCTTTGCGCAAAGTACCGGTGTTGTTGATGGTGTCAAATTGTCCAGCTACACCTACGGCTTGAGCACCGAGGAATTGGAAAGGGTTGAAGTGATCAATGGCCTAACCGGCTTTATGTATGGTGCAGGCAATGTGGGCGGCACAGTCAATTATGTGTTGAAACGACCAACCTATGATCGCCTCACCAACTTGACCATTGGCAGTTACGGCAATCAGCAAGGTTATGTCCACGCCGATCTGTCCGACAGGATGAATGAAGACGGAACCTTTGCTTATCGCGTTAACGCTTTATATAGCGATGGAGATACGGCTAAAGAGGGACAAAGCATTGAGCGAAAATTACTGAGCGGTGCACTGGATTGGAATCTTACCAAAGATTTTTTACTGCAATTTGAAGCGGCGCACACCACCTTGCATGTTGATAAACCGGATACACGCTTTTATTCAGCCGGTATCAGTTATTGGCCAGATGCGTTTGATGTCAGCGAAACCTACACACCCGATTGGAACTACAACGATACCAGGACAGATCGCGCGAGTATCAAGGCAAGTTTTGCTATTAATGACAGCCTCAGCTTCCGCTCAGCCTATTTGTACAAGGAAGATGAGCGGCACCATATCATCATTTACCCTATTTATAGTGAGACCGGCTGGACCCTCTATAACCCCGGTAAAGCAGCACCTTATACTGTGGTATCCGAAGGTGCCTATGCCTACATGGACAGCCTGTTTAACACAGGACCGGTACAACATAACCTCACATTCGGCATATCGGGTGATACATCAACACAAAATACCCATGTCACCAGTTATGTTTACGACAGTAGCTTTGTTGTACCCACCAACCTGACCCTTGAGCAATTTATGGATTTGGAAATGCCTGCCGGTTTGCGCTCAACCGATTACGGTCCACGCTATAAATCCAACGACACGCAAAATACCAATATCATGCTTGGTGATAGCATTACCTTTAATGAACAGTGGAGTTCTATTGTCGGGCTTAATTATACAACCATCAAAACCAAAAATTTCAGCGCCGCTGGATTAACCACTTCTGCCTATGATAATTCCGCATTAACGCCGACAGCATCTGTGATTTATAAACCGATTCAAAATTTGTCATTGTATGTAAGTGCAATCGAAGGCCTGGAGCCTGGCAGTGTAGTACCTGATGACCCGGCGATCTACAACAACCCGGGTGAAATCCTCGATCCATTCATCAGTACCCAATATGAGCTGGGTGCAAAATATTCGATTAACGAACATATCCTACTGAGTTCAGCAGTGTTCAATATTGCCAAAGCCAATTCATTCGATGAGCGCACAGCCGATGGGAAAATTACGCGCAACCAGGATGGCGAACAAGTACACCGGGGAATTGAATTAACCCTCACGGGCAAAGTAACGGATAACCTCACCATTATTGCGGGTGGGACGCTGATGGACCTTAGTGTGGAAAAATCCACCAATGCCAATCTGGAAGGGAAGAAACCTATTGGCGCCGCATCGACAATGGCGAAACTCTACAGCGAATATTCGGTTGCACAAATACCCGGCCTAACACTTACCGGCGGTATGTATTACACCGGTAAGAAATACAAGGACAGCATGAACACGCAAGAGATTGATGCCTACACCCTGTTTGATGTCGGAGCCAGATACCAAACTCAACTATCCCGCTTTCCGACCTCATTTACCCTGAATATCACTAACCTGACCAATGAAGATTACTGGTCCTCTTACTGGCAACTCGGTATACCGCGCAATATTGCGTTCTCTATGAGGACAGAGTTCTAA
- a CDS encoding FecR domain-containing protein, with protein MIESANTADLSQDILHRAMEWQVTLWSGEVSPQDMRAFECWLQVSQQHQLAWHKVQQVNQQLGQVPDQLASRVLRQTAVVDHRRRQLLVGLGIIGSLGALGFGVSQSPQWQMASADYRTGRGQRRELILPDGTQLMLNTASAMDVVFSADSRRLILYRGEVQIVTGADTGAGIARPLWVETAAGVVRPIGTQFTLRQCGKDVKVDVAEGAVELLPKQGQGIRLEAGQAAQFSRQQVSSIQTAVATDSAWTRGLLIAEQQRLGDFIANLSRYHTGILRCDPAAADLIVSGVYLLKDTHSILRTLEQVLPVRVDTRLGYWTTLSLR; from the coding sequence ATGATCGAGTCGGCTAACACCGCGGACCTGTCACAGGACATTCTTCACAGGGCGATGGAATGGCAGGTGACACTCTGGTCGGGTGAGGTCAGTCCGCAGGACATGCGCGCCTTTGAGTGCTGGTTGCAGGTTAGCCAGCAGCACCAGTTGGCCTGGCACAAGGTGCAACAGGTTAACCAACAACTGGGGCAGGTTCCCGACCAGCTGGCCAGTCGTGTGTTGCGTCAAACCGCTGTTGTCGATCACCGCCGTCGTCAGTTGCTTGTAGGCTTGGGAATCATAGGCAGCCTTGGCGCTTTAGGATTTGGCGTCAGCCAATCCCCTCAATGGCAAATGGCGAGTGCGGATTATCGCACCGGGCGTGGGCAGCGCCGCGAGCTGATACTGCCCGATGGCACCCAGCTCATGCTCAATACCGCCAGTGCGATGGATGTTGTGTTTAGTGCGGACAGCCGGCGTTTGATTTTGTATCGCGGTGAAGTCCAGATAGTGACAGGTGCTGATACAGGTGCAGGCATCGCCAGACCCTTATGGGTAGAAACCGCTGCGGGTGTCGTGCGCCCGATAGGTACGCAATTCACCTTGCGCCAGTGTGGTAAAGACGTGAAGGTGGATGTGGCTGAGGGGGCAGTGGAGCTGCTGCCCAAACAAGGGCAGGGGATACGTTTGGAGGCGGGCCAGGCTGCACAATTCAGCCGACAGCAGGTAAGCAGCATCCAAACGGCGGTAGCCACGGATAGCGCCTGGACGCGCGGCTTGTTGATTGCTGAGCAGCAAAGGTTGGGCGACTTTATTGCCAACCTCAGTCGCTACCATACCGGGATTTTGCGTTGTGATCCGGCGGCAGCCGATTTAATCGTTTCCGGTGTTTACTTGTTAAAAGATACCCATAGCATTTTGCGTACCCTGGAACAGGTATTGCCGGTCAGGGTTGATACGCGGCTGGGCTATTGGACCACACTTAGCCTGCGTTGA
- a CDS encoding sigma-70 family RNA polymerase sigma factor: MPTHPDTGLTRLYSDHHGWLYAWLRRRMGCSHNAADLAQDTYVRLLNSGRFPSQDQARPYLLQIAKGLVIDRHRRRLIEQAYLDALASQPETLAPSPEETALVVEVLVRIDSALARLKPVVRETFLLSRFEGLTYREIALRLDIAVATVRKYMLMAIQSCMSAVTDSECA; this comes from the coding sequence ATGCCTACGCATCCCGACACCGGTCTTACCCGACTTTACAGCGACCACCACGGCTGGCTATATGCTTGGTTGCGAAGGCGTATGGGCTGTTCACACAATGCCGCTGACTTGGCGCAGGATACCTACGTCCGGCTGCTCAATTCCGGCCGCTTTCCCAGCCAGGATCAGGCGCGTCCGTACCTGCTGCAAATTGCCAAGGGGTTGGTGATTGATCGTCATCGTCGGCGCTTAATCGAACAGGCTTATCTGGATGCGTTGGCGAGCCAACCGGAAACCCTGGCACCTTCACCGGAGGAAACGGCTTTGGTTGTTGAGGTACTGGTGCGTATTGATAGCGCACTTGCCAGGCTTAAGCCGGTGGTACGGGAGACCTTCCTGCTTTCGCGCTTCGAGGGGCTGACTTACCGTGAAATTGCCCTGCGTTTGGATATTGCGGTGGCGACGGTGCGTAAATACATGCTGATGGCGATCCAGTCTTGCATGTCTGCCGTGACCGATAGTGAGTGCGCCTGA